The following proteins come from a genomic window of Mariniflexile sp. TRM1-10:
- a CDS encoding SusC/RagA family TonB-linked outer membrane protein has product MKIKLIKGFFRCGKTLLKYVMKTFIFLCFTTMFAFSPGVILSQNAEIVIDEDKTVTVDEVFDLIRQQTEYKFIYQEDLFKNSPKVFLKKGTIKANDLLKQSLSVPDFDFTFSENTVVVAKKRTSVTFSSQFMVRGTITDEKGSPLPGVTVLLKGTKVGTTTDFDGNYEISVSTDGGILVFSYVGFATREIEVNGQAQLNITLKESAAELDEVVIIGYGTQKRSDLTGSVTTLSSESYEDQPIVSASDALQGRVAGVSVQNNSGAPGGAVKIRIRGANSVNANNDPLYVVDGVALASIGLQDININDIASMEVLKDASATAIYGSRGANGVVLITTKQGKIGKAKIEYNTFLSMNSPMYTYDLMDAPTYAQIANVTDGTDTFENPDALETTDWQKLIFQNSVTQSHQLSFSGGGDHTKYFVSGFYVDQEGLLVNTGQKKYGLRTNFNFKLSDRLDVGLNLYLSRLNSFNNEDIGGKGNPVMSAVTFDPTTSVYDENGNYNRGGKSPIWLNPYMMLKERTNNRFSNVGIFNGSLKYKITDWLTLRSSAGLNANIEKLASLNNEWLSPGNPGSGQASEENYTIQTNNVLTFHRIYDKHDVTVTGGLETTSNRVQQFNASGTGLTSLSNGYYNLGLNTSQSISSTYSNWALFSYFGRAAYGLNDKYLFTATVRRDGSSKFQGSNKWSTFPSFGIGWKLSNEEFIKNLDVFSNLKLRAGWGITGNQGVAPYGTLGLLTATTYSYGTSTLYPAYTAGNPSNPDLQWETTAQTNIGLDISLLNDRLKITADYYNKDTRDLLLSTRIPNYDGGGTLLKNVGEVNNKGFEFMVEGTIIDGDNFSWSSSINYFTNRNEVVNLGEETRLEIPLNNGLITNAVQVVEVGRPLSSFYLIPWEGVHQTATGIYQAGDAKYTDVDGNGSIGFEDRVVSGSALPKYQLGFNNNFNYKNFSLNLFLQGSYGNKIFNATYAATAVPTSDVKYMTLNDAANYWSPDNTSSTWRNPGSANKGWVESTQFLQDGSYIRLKNISLSYQIDKSVLKYLSAKVYASAQNILTFTKYKGFDPEATSTPSDSDTSGGIDLGAYPSPRTITIGAQFTF; this is encoded by the coding sequence ATGAAAATTAAACTAATTAAAGGGTTTTTCCGCTGCGGAAAAACACTCCTGAAGTATGTCATGAAAACATTCATATTCTTATGCTTTACTACGATGTTCGCTTTTTCACCGGGAGTTATACTCTCCCAAAATGCCGAAATTGTTATCGATGAAGATAAAACAGTGACGGTCGATGAAGTGTTCGACCTTATCAGGCAACAGACAGAATATAAATTTATTTATCAAGAGGATCTGTTTAAGAACAGTCCTAAAGTATTTCTTAAAAAAGGAACGATTAAAGCAAATGACCTTCTAAAACAAAGCTTATCAGTTCCCGATTTTGATTTTACGTTTTCAGAAAATACTGTTGTAGTTGCCAAGAAAAGGACAAGTGTCACTTTTTCTTCACAGTTTATGGTAAGGGGAACAATAACAGACGAAAAGGGATCTCCCTTACCTGGGGTAACCGTTTTGCTTAAAGGTACCAAAGTAGGGACAACAACGGATTTTGACGGCAATTATGAAATTTCCGTTTCAACAGACGGCGGTATTCTGGTCTTTAGCTATGTGGGTTTTGCCACTAGGGAAATAGAAGTTAACGGGCAGGCACAATTAAATATTACACTCAAGGAAAGTGCGGCCGAATTGGATGAAGTGGTTATCATAGGTTATGGTACTCAGAAGCGTTCCGATCTTACGGGGTCTGTAACGACACTTTCAAGTGAATCCTATGAAGACCAACCGATTGTTTCTGCCTCTGATGCACTTCAGGGAAGGGTCGCCGGTGTTTCGGTACAAAACAATTCCGGGGCTCCGGGAGGGGCGGTAAAAATCCGTATCCGGGGGGCAAATTCCGTAAACGCAAATAACGATCCCCTGTATGTAGTGGATGGAGTAGCCCTCGCAAGTATAGGTCTTCAAGATATCAATATAAATGATATAGCATCCATGGAGGTTTTAAAGGACGCTTCGGCAACAGCTATTTATGGTTCCAGAGGGGCCAATGGTGTTGTTTTGATTACCACAAAACAAGGTAAAATAGGCAAGGCCAAAATTGAATACAATACATTTTTGAGCATGAACAGCCCCATGTATACCTATGATTTGATGGATGCTCCAACGTATGCTCAAATAGCCAATGTTACCGATGGTACCGATACCTTTGAGAATCCTGATGCACTGGAAACGACCGATTGGCAAAAGTTGATCTTTCAAAACTCGGTTACACAAAGCCACCAGTTGTCTTTCTCCGGTGGCGGGGACCATACCAAGTACTTTGTTTCTGGGTTTTATGTAGACCAAGAAGGGTTGCTTGTAAATACAGGGCAAAAGAAATATGGTTTAAGGACCAATTTTAATTTTAAATTGAGCGATAGGTTGGATGTGGGGCTTAATCTTTATTTGAGTAGACTTAATTCCTTTAACAACGAAGATATTGGAGGAAAAGGAAATCCGGTAATGTCTGCAGTTACTTTTGATCCTACTACCTCTGTATATGATGAAAACGGCAATTATAACCGTGGGGGCAAGTCCCCTATATGGCTCAATCCATATATGATGTTAAAGGAGCGCACGAATAATCGTTTTTCCAATGTGGGCATTTTTAACGGCTCCCTCAAATACAAAATAACAGATTGGTTGACACTAAGGTCAAGTGCTGGGTTAAATGCAAACATAGAAAAATTGGCAAGCCTTAACAACGAATGGTTAAGCCCAGGAAATCCCGGATCGGGACAGGCTTCGGAAGAAAACTATACCATCCAGACAAATAATGTGCTTACATTTCACAGAATATATGATAAGCATGATGTTACCGTTACTGGGGGGCTAGAGACCACATCAAATCGAGTACAGCAATTTAATGCATCGGGTACAGGATTGACCTCGTTATCCAATGGGTATTATAATCTAGGACTCAACACCTCCCAATCTATAAGTTCAACCTATAGTAACTGGGCATTGTTTTCCTATTTCGGACGAGCAGCCTATGGCCTTAACGATAAATACCTTTTCACCGCTACGGTGAGAAGGGACGGTTCTTCTAAATTTCAAGGCAGCAACAAGTGGAGTACATTTCCTTCTTTTGGGATAGGTTGGAAACTTTCCAACGAAGAGTTTATCAAAAATCTGGATGTTTTTTCAAACCTTAAGTTAAGGGCTGGCTGGGGTATTACCGGAAACCAAGGGGTAGCTCCTTATGGCACCTTGGGGTTATTGACTGCTACCACTTACTCATATGGTACTTCTACTTTATATCCTGCTTATACAGCAGGCAACCCCTCTAATCCCGATCTTCAATGGGAAACAACCGCACAGACCAATATAGGATTGGATATAAGCTTGCTTAACGACCGCTTGAAAATTACGGCCGATTACTATAATAAGGATACCCGCGACCTCTTGCTCAGCACCAGAATACCAAATTATGATGGAGGAGGAACGTTGCTCAAAAATGTGGGAGAGGTCAATAATAAAGGATTTGAATTTATGGTTGAAGGAACCATCATAGATGGTGATAATTTTTCATGGTCTTCGTCAATAAACTATTTTACAAATCGCAACGAGGTAGTAAACTTGGGTGAAGAAACCAGACTGGAGATACCATTGAACAATGGGTTAATAACCAACGCTGTCCAAGTCGTGGAAGTGGGGAGACCATTGTCATCTTTTTATCTGATTCCATGGGAAGGAGTTCATCAAACTGCGACGGGGATTTACCAAGCAGGGGATGCCAAGTACACCGATGTAGATGGAAATGGTTCTATAGGCTTTGAGGACAGGGTGGTTTCCGGATCGGCGCTTCCAAAATACCAGTTAGGTTTCAATAACAACTTTAATTATAAGAATTTTAGTTTGAATTTGTTTTTACAGGGATCCTATGGCAACAAAATATTTAACGCCACCTATGCCGCTACGGCAGTGCCTACTAGTGATGTAAAGTATATGACACTTAATGATGCCGCAAATTATTGGTCGCCTGACAATACCTCTTCAACATGGAGGAATCCGGGAAGTGCAAATAAAGGTTGGGTGGAGTCTACACAGTTTTTGCAGGACGGAAGTTATATAAGATTAAAAAACATAAGCTTGTCATACCAGATAGACAAAAGTGTGTTAAAGTATTTGTCAGCAAAGGTATATGCCAGTGCACAGAATATTTTAACCTTTACCAAGTACAAAGGGTTTGATCCTGAGGCTACGTCCACTCCTTCAGACAGTGATACATCCGGAGGTATAGATCTTGGGGCGTATCCTTCCCCGAGAACAATTACAATAGGAGCTCAGTTTACCTTTTAA